Proteins encoded within one genomic window of Novipirellula galeiformis:
- a CDS encoding histidinol-phosphatase, whose protein sequence is MCRKKASETTQHGNRQAVTERILFESHSHTPLCMHADGLPSEYAEVAWQRGLKGINVTCHNPMPNGFSAHVRMREDQFDEYVNLVEQTRQQWEGRVEVRLGLEADYFEGHEAYVEKQLQSADFQFVLGSVHPQIGEFRERYWSSDVLEVQKTYFRLLAQSAETGLFDSLAHPDLVKNFTSEAWDLATIMDDIRSALDRIAATGVAMELNTSGVNKTISEMNPCPEMLVEMRQRNIPVTIGADAHQPERVADGYETAMELLQRCGYENISLFAGRKRYEVAIADALSSLQKPACKPS, encoded by the coding sequence GTGTGCCGAAAAAAGGCGTCCGAGACCACCCAACATGGAAATCGACAAGCCGTGACCGAGCGAATTCTGTTTGAATCCCACTCCCACACCCCCCTCTGTATGCATGCCGATGGTCTGCCCAGCGAATATGCCGAGGTCGCTTGGCAGCGTGGTTTGAAGGGGATTAACGTCACCTGTCATAACCCGATGCCCAACGGCTTTTCCGCTCATGTTCGCATGCGAGAAGATCAATTCGACGAATATGTCAACCTCGTCGAACAAACGCGTCAGCAGTGGGAAGGACGCGTTGAGGTTCGCTTGGGACTCGAGGCCGATTACTTCGAGGGGCATGAAGCCTATGTCGAAAAACAGCTCCAATCGGCCGACTTTCAATTTGTGCTCGGTTCGGTTCACCCCCAGATCGGCGAGTTCCGCGAGCGTTATTGGAGCAGCGATGTTTTGGAGGTCCAGAAGACCTATTTTCGCTTGCTCGCTCAGTCTGCTGAGACGGGCTTATTTGACTCGCTCGCTCATCCCGATTTGGTGAAAAATTTCACCTCCGAAGCTTGGGACCTTGCCACGATCATGGATGACATTCGCAGCGCATTGGATCGCATCGCGGCGACCGGCGTGGCGATGGAGCTCAATACCTCGGGGGTCAATAAAACCATTTCGGAAATGAATCCATGCCCCGAGATGTTAGTGGAAATGCGGCAACGAAACATTCCGGTCACGATCGGTGCGGACGCCCACCAACCCGAGCGTGTCGCTGATGGGTACGAGACGGCGATGGAGTTATTGCAGCGGTGTGGCTACGAAAACATCAGCTTGTTCGCGGGGCGGAAACGCTATGAGGTTGCGATCGCCGATGCCCTGAGCAGCCTGCAAAAGCCGGCCTGCAAACCATCGTAA
- the lipA gene encoding lipoyl synthase: MAFRLPVVSDPEIPEGAEVSASGRLPRWLKRPIPPSNSNHLTAGLLEELKLETVCDNAKCPNRMECYSQQTATFMILGAVCTRPCGFCAVHRGRPPQLPESDEPERLAEAAARLGLKHVVITSVTRDDLPDGGADHFYRCVVAVRERTGATTEVLTPDFVHCKPSLARVIEARPDVFNHNMETVPRLYRRVRGPKSDYRWTLQMMRDVKQYDASVRTKSGLMLGLGEERGELLEALADLREYDVDFLTLGQYLQPGEKYLPVVRYVPPEEFEELGEIARKMGFKKVASGPFVRSSYHARDMAENG, translated from the coding sequence ATGGCATTTCGATTACCCGTCGTCTCCGATCCTGAAATCCCTGAAGGTGCCGAAGTCAGTGCTTCCGGTCGCCTTCCCCGATGGTTGAAACGACCGATCCCGCCCAGCAATTCCAACCATCTGACCGCCGGTCTGTTGGAGGAATTGAAACTGGAAACGGTTTGTGACAATGCGAAGTGCCCCAACCGGATGGAATGTTATAGCCAGCAGACGGCGACGTTCATGATTTTGGGAGCCGTTTGCACTCGCCCCTGTGGTTTCTGTGCCGTGCATCGCGGTCGTCCACCGCAATTGCCCGAATCGGACGAACCCGAGCGATTGGCCGAAGCCGCGGCACGTCTAGGGCTGAAACACGTTGTCATCACCAGCGTCACGCGCGACGACCTGCCCGATGGCGGGGCCGATCATTTTTATCGCTGTGTCGTCGCCGTGCGCGAACGCACCGGCGCGACCACCGAAGTCTTGACCCCCGACTTTGTCCACTGCAAACCTTCCTTGGCCCGCGTCATCGAAGCACGGCCGGACGTCTTTAACCACAACATGGAAACGGTGCCGCGACTCTACCGTCGCGTTCGCGGCCCCAAAAGCGACTATCGCTGGACGCTGCAGATGATGCGGGACGTCAAACAATACGATGCCAGCGTGCGGACCAAGAGCGGATTGATGCTCGGACTCGGCGAAGAACGCGGCGAATTGCTCGAAGCTTTGGCCGACTTGCGCGAATATGACGTCGACTTCTTGACGCTCGGCCAATACTTGCAGCCCGGCGAAAAGTACCTCCCCGTGGTTCGCTACGTGCCGCCTGAGGAATTTGAGGAACTCGGCGAAATCGCCCGCAAGATGGGATTCAAGAAAGTCGCCAGCGGCCCCTTCGTTCGCAGTAGCTATCACGCTCGCGACATGGCCGAGAACGGCTAG
- the smpB gene encoding SsrA-binding protein SmpB, producing MAKNKKTKKKASGKKSEPTFTIVTENRKARHRYEILDSVECGLMLMGSEVKSMRDGKMSLDEAYIRVKDNELWLIGSDIAHYKNAGMWNHDPRRPRKLLVHAREFDKFAGRAHERGLTLIALRVYFNARGIAKCVMGLVKGKKLHDKRETLKKRDSDRGLQRAMRRG from the coding sequence ATGGCAAAAAACAAGAAAACCAAAAAAAAAGCTTCGGGTAAAAAATCCGAACCCACCTTCACCATTGTGACCGAAAATCGCAAAGCGAGGCATCGCTATGAGATTCTCGACTCGGTGGAGTGTGGGCTGATGTTGATGGGCAGCGAGGTCAAGTCGATGCGCGACGGAAAAATGTCGCTCGATGAGGCTTATATTCGCGTTAAAGACAACGAGTTATGGCTGATCGGCAGCGATATTGCCCATTACAAGAACGCCGGGATGTGGAATCATGATCCCCGGCGTCCGCGCAAATTGCTCGTGCACGCGCGCGAGTTCGATAAATTCGCGGGTCGAGCCCACGAGCGCGGGCTGACGTTGATCGCATTGCGTGTTTATTTCAATGCGCGCGGGATCGCTAAATGTGTGATGGGCTTGGTCAAAGGCAAGAAGTTACACGACAAACGCGAAACGCTGAAAAAACGTGATAGCGACCGCGGGCTGCAACGAGCGATGCGGCGCGGCTAA
- a CDS encoding ABC transporter ATP-binding protein: MANVEKTLQITDLVKTFDQPGGGRLTVLDIPKFEINAGEQVALIGQSGGGKTTLLHLIAGLLTPDSGSIRLVGTELTKLSEQGRDRFRASTIGYVFQTFNLLPAFTAIENVRLGMTFGHGRMNPSRADELLARVGLADRAHYRPSQLSVGQQQRVAIARSLAGKPRLLLCDEPTANVDPVSAENVLDLIRSSCQEENVAMLMVTHSMDVAERFDRIEKLDQINQAFSATAH, encoded by the coding sequence ATGGCAAACGTGGAAAAGACGCTTCAAATCACGGATCTCGTCAAGACATTTGACCAGCCCGGTGGGGGGCGATTGACGGTCTTGGATATTCCGAAATTCGAAATCAATGCAGGCGAACAGGTCGCGTTGATTGGTCAAAGTGGGGGCGGCAAAACCACGCTGTTGCATCTGATCGCCGGCTTGTTGACGCCTGACTCGGGGTCGATTCGTTTGGTGGGCACCGAGCTCACCAAGCTAAGCGAACAAGGCCGCGATCGTTTTCGTGCCTCCACGATTGGCTATGTGTTCCAGACGTTCAACTTATTGCCTGCGTTCACGGCGATTGAAAACGTGCGACTGGGCATGACCTTTGGCCATGGACGTATGAATCCAAGCCGTGCCGATGAATTGCTCGCTCGCGTCGGATTAGCCGATCGTGCTCATTATCGTCCCAGCCAATTGAGCGTGGGCCAACAACAACGTGTGGCCATCGCTCGTTCGTTGGCCGGGAAACCACGGTTGCTACTGTGTGACGAACCGACGGCGAATGTTGACCCCGTCAGCGCCGAAAACGTGCTCGATTTAATTCGCAGCTCTTGCCAAGAAGAGAACGTCGCGATGTTAATGGTCACGCATAGCATGGATGTGGCCGAGCGTTTCGATCGCATCGAAAAACTGGATCAGATCAACCAAGCGTTTTCCGCAACCGCGCACTAG
- a CDS encoding ABC transporter permease: protein MSLIQIAWRNFCHRSLSSALTTLSLALGVGLVVLVLSIFGIISEAFTRNASVGYNLVVGPKGSALQLTLNSVYYLSQPIENLPFTEYMEFFGQPERAEMVREYGGDPALGERDGIYADYMGGGFAIPLALGDYFGEFRVVGTTPDFFEKLRHGPDVDEPFTFAQGRALTEFSVENSYFEAVLGSRVASDMGKRAGDEFFPTHGDPEGEGHGQGFKIVGVLDPTGTPNDRAAFVNLEGFYLLENHAKPLVGDEVIVEPSDWKQRDPAHKPLVIPQREVTSILIRNGNLMFAPGMQNTINEGLQSQAAAPVGEIAKLMSAIVGPLLKALLAITLITCVVAAVGVLVAIYNSMNDRRRDIAVMRALGARRETVTAVILAESLIIAFVGGALGWFLAHFAIWCSSGYIEAQTGVQVSLFTTSTYEVAILPLVVALALFAGFLPAWSAYRTDVGSNLSA from the coding sequence ATGTCTTTGATTCAAATCGCCTGGCGTAACTTTTGCCATCGCTCTTTGTCCAGTGCTCTGACCACGCTCTCGTTAGCGCTTGGCGTGGGACTCGTGGTGCTCGTGTTGTCCATCTTCGGGATCATCAGCGAAGCGTTCACGCGGAATGCCTCGGTGGGCTACAACTTGGTTGTCGGACCGAAGGGCAGCGCGCTGCAATTAACGCTCAACAGTGTCTACTACTTGAGCCAACCGATCGAGAATCTTCCGTTCACCGAGTACATGGAATTCTTTGGGCAACCCGAACGTGCCGAAATGGTGCGTGAATATGGTGGCGACCCGGCACTGGGCGAGCGTGATGGAATCTACGCCGATTACATGGGGGGCGGTTTTGCGATTCCTTTGGCGTTGGGAGATTACTTTGGCGAGTTTCGTGTGGTCGGCACGACTCCCGATTTCTTTGAGAAATTACGCCATGGTCCCGATGTCGACGAACCGTTTACCTTTGCTCAAGGTCGCGCGTTGACCGAATTTAGTGTCGAAAATAGTTACTTTGAAGCGGTGCTTGGCTCTCGCGTCGCCAGCGACATGGGAAAACGTGCGGGCGATGAGTTCTTTCCGACGCACGGGGATCCTGAGGGGGAAGGACACGGCCAGGGCTTTAAAATTGTGGGAGTGCTCGATCCCACCGGCACGCCCAATGACCGTGCGGCTTTTGTGAACCTCGAAGGTTTTTATTTGCTTGAAAATCACGCCAAACCGCTCGTCGGAGACGAGGTTATCGTAGAGCCGAGCGATTGGAAGCAACGTGATCCCGCTCACAAACCGTTGGTGATTCCGCAGCGTGAAGTCACATCGATTTTGATTCGCAACGGGAACTTGATGTTTGCACCGGGGATGCAAAATACGATCAACGAAGGACTTCAATCGCAAGCGGCCGCTCCGGTGGGCGAGATCGCAAAATTGATGTCGGCGATCGTGGGACCGCTCTTGAAAGCGTTGCTGGCGATCACCTTGATCACCTGTGTCGTCGCCGCGGTGGGCGTTTTGGTCGCCATCTATAACTCGATGAACGATCGCCGCCGCGATATCGCCGTGATGCGAGCTCTCGGGGCGCGGCGAGAAACGGTGACCGCCGTGATCTTGGCTGAGAGTTTGATCATTGCCTTTGTCGGAGGAGCCCTTGGATGGTTCCTCGCTCACTTTGCAATTTGGTGCTCTAGCGGTTACATCGAGGCCCAAACCGGTGTGCAAGTCAGTCTGTTCACCACCAGTACGTATGAGGTGGCGATTTTGCCATTGGTGGTGGCGCTGGCCTTGTTCGCGGGATTCCTGCCCGCTTGGTCCGCCTATCGCACCGACGTTGGATCGAATTTGTCGGCGTAG